A region from the Acyrthosiphon pisum isolate AL4f chromosome A1, pea_aphid_22Mar2018_4r6ur, whole genome shotgun sequence genome encodes:
- the LOC100573521 gene encoding uncharacterized protein LOC100573521, translating to MSYVNMLCENLPLIIEFDEKSPNGLNAVTLTTIKTQQNVNNHLIKLLTQKERDSPETVQMLSKGDIVYISTFVDLHAIYVRRINNGTDKFKSFLENFSSFCALESPIKNDPKVGAIIGAREHGGNKFYRAEIISRVDNDNFNVCFIDFGYCDTIHKSNMVQPPESQLQNCPPTFMVRLHGLDAEPANATILHYIEDISHTDTFIIDSITELNKVVLISANTQCNINKEIKKLLDNGNIGQHIKNGVNANGDKHAEKCVIKYCRPPLDVATQVWVADKISPSRYSVHTSDSRLEFIQLENQIFEDSKTFESVKSVSVNMPCIVYFSPSWYRGVVLEVIDKVTAKVGLVDVGNFSVVRSIKEIFRMPSKYKGKSLVSKRMQHVSIIFIMPT from the exons ATGTCTTATGTCAATATGCTCTGTGAAAATTTGccattaattatt gaatTCGACGAGAAAAGTCCAAATGGATTAAATGCTGTGACTTTAACTACTATCAAAACTCAACAAAATGTTAACAATCATTTGATAAAGCTTTTGACTCAAAAAGAAAGAG attcgCCAGAAACAGTACAGATGTTGAGCAAAGGagatattgtttatatttcaacGTTTGTGGATTTACACGCTATTTACGTTAGACGTATTAACAACGGCAcagataaatttaaatcattcttGGAGAATTTTTCATCTTTCTGCGCGTtag AAAGTCCTATAAAAAATGATCCTAAAGTTGGTGCTATCATTGGGGCAAGAGAACATGGAGGAAATAAATTCTACAGAGCTGAAATTATTTCTAGAGTAGACAATGACAACTTTAATGTCTGTTTTATTGATTTTGGATATTGTGATACCATACATAAAAGTAATATGGTACAGCCGCCCGAATCACAG CTACAAAATTGTCCGCCTACGTTTATGGTCAGGTTGCATGGACTAGATGCAGAACCTGCTAATGCCACGATATTGCACTACATAGAGGATATCAGCCATAcagatacatttataatt gACTCCATCACTGAACTAAACAAAGTTGTATTGATATCAGCCAATACacaatgcaatataaataaagaaataaagaaaCTTTTAGACAACGGAAATATTGGACAACATATTAAAAACGGTGTAAACGCCAACGGTG acaaaCATGCCGAAAAATGCGTAATAAAGTACTGCAGACCGCCTTTGGACGTTGCCACTCAG GTTTGGGTCGCAGACAAAATATCTCCTTCGAGGTACTCTGTACACACAAGTGACAGTCGTCTTGAATTCATACAGTTGGAGAATCAAATCTTTGAAGACAGTAAAACGTTTGAATCTGTTAAATCTGTCAGTGTTAATATGCCGTGCATCGTGTACTTTAGTCCTAGTTG GTATCGTGGTGTAGTGTTGGAGGTAATCGATAAAGTCACCGCAAAAGTTGGTCTTGTGGACGTTGGAAATTTCAGTGTCGTTCGCAGCATCAAAGAAATTTTCCGCATGCCTTCGAAATACAAAGGAAAATCGCTGGTGAGTAAACGCATGCAGCATgtgtctattatttttataatgcctACCTAA